A region from the Lysobacter antibioticus genome encodes:
- the coaD gene encoding pantetheine-phosphate adenylyltransferase yields the protein MSSARNRIAVYPGTFDPITNGHIDLVDRAAPLFERMIIGVAESPGKGPALPLKTRVELARKAVAHQPNVEVRGFDSLLAHFVAQVGGGVLLRGLRAVSDFEYEFQLASMNRHLIPEVETLFLTPAEQYGFISSSLVREIARLGGDVSGFVPPAVVDALQAEWQRNKH from the coding sequence ATGAGCTCGGCCCGCAACCGAATCGCCGTCTATCCCGGCACGTTCGACCCGATCACCAACGGTCACATCGACCTGGTAGACCGCGCCGCCCCATTGTTCGAACGCATGATCATCGGCGTGGCCGAGAGCCCGGGCAAAGGGCCGGCGTTGCCGCTCAAGACCCGCGTGGAGCTGGCCCGCAAGGCGGTCGCCCACCAACCCAACGTCGAAGTGCGCGGTTTCGACTCGCTGCTGGCGCATTTCGTCGCCCAGGTCGGCGGCGGCGTGCTGCTGCGCGGTCTGCGCGCGGTGTCCGACTTCGAATACGAATTCCAGCTGGCGAGCATGAACCGGCATCTGATCCCGGAGGTCGAGACTCTGTTCCTGACCCCGGCCGAGCAGTACGGCTTCATCTCGTCCTCGCTGGTGCGCGAAATCGCCCGCCTCGGCGGCGACGTTTCCGGCTTCGTGCCGCCGGCCGTGGTCGACGCGCTGCAGGCCGAGTGGCAACGCAACAAACACTGA
- the mutY gene encoding A/G-specific adenine glycosylase: protein MKPRATKPRTSKTAAVAAASKTADSANAGDDAYASRLLAWFDVSGRHDLPWQHPRTPYRVWLSEIMLQQTQVKTAAPFFERFVETLPTLPSLAAASLDTVLGLWSGLGYYARARNLHATAKLCVERHGGDLPRDIDALTALPGIGRSTAAAILSQAWDDRHAILDGNVKRVLSRYHGIAGYPGLPAIERRLWALAESHLPHARMTDYTQAQMDLGATLCTRSDPSCILCPLQHDCVARIEGRVAELPTPKPGKVAPQRHAQVLWLLDRNNRVLLQRRPPAGIWASLWTLPQSDDEDGAAHWFAAHVSGEFGDGEELAPIAHAFSHYKLELQPRRWRPVALRDSVRDNDDLRWFERAELAALGIPAPIRKLIESL, encoded by the coding sequence ATGAAGCCGCGCGCAACGAAACCACGCACGAGCAAGACCGCAGCGGTGGCCGCAGCCAGCAAGACCGCCGACAGCGCCAACGCCGGCGACGACGCCTACGCCAGCCGGTTGTTGGCCTGGTTCGACGTCAGCGGCCGTCACGACCTGCCCTGGCAGCATCCGCGCACACCGTACCGGGTGTGGCTGTCGGAGATCATGCTGCAGCAGACCCAGGTCAAGACCGCCGCTCCGTTCTTCGAGCGCTTCGTCGAAACCCTGCCGACCCTGCCCTCGCTCGCCGCGGCCTCCCTGGATACCGTGCTCGGTCTGTGGTCGGGGCTGGGCTACTACGCCCGCGCGCGCAATCTGCACGCGACCGCCAAGCTGTGCGTCGAGCGCCACGGCGGCGACTTGCCGCGCGACATCGATGCCTTGACCGCACTGCCCGGCATCGGCCGCAGCACCGCCGCGGCGATCCTTTCGCAAGCCTGGGACGACCGCCACGCCATCCTCGACGGCAACGTCAAACGCGTGTTGAGCCGTTATCACGGTATCGCCGGTTATCCGGGCCTGCCGGCGATCGAACGCCGGTTGTGGGCGCTGGCCGAATCGCACTTGCCGCATGCGCGCATGACCGACTACACCCAGGCGCAGATGGACCTCGGCGCGACGCTGTGCACGCGCAGCGACCCTTCCTGCATCCTGTGCCCGCTGCAACACGATTGCGTCGCGCGCATCGAAGGCCGCGTCGCCGAACTGCCGACGCCGAAGCCCGGCAAGGTCGCGCCGCAACGTCATGCGCAGGTGCTGTGGTTGCTCGATCGCAATAACCGGGTGCTGTTGCAACGCCGTCCGCCGGCGGGCATCTGGGCCTCGTTGTGGACGCTGCCGCAAAGCGACGACGAAGACGGCGCGGCGCATTGGTTCGCCGCACACGTCAGCGGCGAGTTCGGCGACGGCGAGGAACTCGCGCCGATCGCCCACGCCTTCAGCCATTACAAGCTCGAACTGCAGCCGCGGCGCTGGCGCCCGGTCGCCTTGCGCGACAGCGTGCGCGACAATGACGACCTGCGCTGGTTCGAACGCGCCGAACTCGCCGCCCTCGGCATCCCGGCGCCGATCCGCAAACTGATCGAATCGTTGTGA
- a CDS encoding DUF6491 family protein, protein MKRLVPAALALLLLSACASNPKMDDAQRLALYRAHAAAPVDSFQYFGRIDGWTPLGDSALAVWTKPNQAYLLELQGRCPDLDFASAISVSNQMGRVHSRFDKVTVLGRQSIKMPCFIGRILPLDVKAIKQAQRDMREAGTMPEDPKP, encoded by the coding sequence ATGAAACGCCTGGTTCCGGCCGCTCTCGCCCTGCTCTTGCTGAGCGCCTGCGCGAGCAATCCCAAGATGGACGACGCGCAGCGCCTCGCGCTGTATCGCGCGCACGCCGCGGCGCCCGTCGACAGCTTCCAGTACTTCGGCCGCATCGACGGCTGGACCCCGCTCGGCGACAGCGCGCTCGCGGTGTGGACCAAACCCAACCAGGCCTATCTGCTCGAACTGCAGGGACGTTGCCCGGACCTCGACTTCGCTTCGGCGATCAGCGTGAGCAACCAGATGGGTCGCGTGCATTCGCGCTTCGACAAGGTCACCGTGCTCGGCCGACAGTCGATCAAGATGCCCTGCTTCATCGGCCGCATCCTTCCGCTCGACGTCAAGGCGATCAAGCAGGCGCAGCGCGACATGCGCGAAGCCGGGACGATGCCGGAAGATCCGAAGCCCTGA
- the ftsY gene encoding signal recognition particle-docking protein FtsY, producing the protein MVSFFRRKKPETAGGSSSSERRFTTEELAAAFPSARPEPAAPPAATPATVEPAAAEPTAPQPPAIKPAAVEPPVPAEVLAAALEVEPPLPVAPAVATGVPAPAPVAASTTVISVPGESAPADYIDKPAAAAGKSGWRERLRGSVFARSFGGLFSRNPRLDDDLLDEIETALITADVGVTATTQLVESLRKRMKSREFADANALLAALRADLIAMLQPVAKPLVIDTQAKPFVVLTVGVNGVGKTTTIGKLAKRFRDENRPLMLAAGDTFRAAAVAQLQAWGERNGVPVVAQGQNADAASVAFDALQAAKARGTQVLIADTAGRLHTQQGLMAELGKIRRVLAKVDATAPHEVLMVIDGTTGQNALSQLRQFHAAVGVTGLVVTKLDGTAKGGVVFALAREFGIPIRFAGIGERPEDLRVFDAEAFVDALLPEALGG; encoded by the coding sequence ATGGTCAGTTTTTTTCGCCGCAAGAAACCCGAAACCGCTGGCGGAAGCTCGTCTTCCGAGCGCCGTTTCACCACCGAAGAGCTGGCCGCCGCGTTTCCGAGCGCGCGGCCGGAACCTGCCGCGCCGCCAGCCGCGACGCCGGCTACGGTCGAGCCAGCCGCGGCCGAACCGACTGCGCCGCAGCCGCCTGCCATCAAGCCCGCTGCCGTCGAGCCGCCGGTGCCGGCCGAAGTCCTGGCCGCCGCGCTCGAAGTCGAGCCGCCCTTGCCGGTGGCGCCCGCCGTTGCGACCGGCGTGCCCGCGCCCGCGCCGGTAGCCGCATCCACTACGGTCATTTCGGTACCGGGCGAATCCGCCCCGGCCGACTACATCGACAAGCCGGCCGCGGCCGCCGGCAAGTCCGGCTGGCGCGAACGCCTGCGCGGCAGCGTGTTCGCGCGCAGCTTCGGCGGCCTGTTCTCGCGCAACCCGCGCCTGGACGACGACCTGCTCGATGAAATCGAGACTGCGTTGATCACCGCCGACGTCGGCGTCACCGCCACCACCCAACTGGTCGAAAGCCTGCGCAAGCGCATGAAGTCGCGCGAGTTCGCCGACGCCAACGCCCTGCTCGCGGCCCTGCGCGCCGACCTGATCGCAATGCTGCAGCCGGTCGCCAAGCCGCTGGTCATCGACACCCAGGCCAAGCCCTTCGTGGTGCTGACGGTCGGCGTCAACGGCGTCGGCAAGACCACCACCATCGGCAAGTTGGCCAAGCGTTTCCGCGACGAGAACCGCCCGCTGATGCTCGCCGCCGGCGACACCTTCCGCGCCGCCGCGGTCGCGCAGTTGCAGGCCTGGGGCGAACGCAACGGCGTGCCGGTCGTCGCCCAGGGCCAGAACGCCGATGCCGCCTCGGTCGCGTTCGATGCCTTGCAGGCGGCCAAGGCGCGCGGCACCCAGGTGCTGATCGCCGACACCGCCGGCCGCCTGCACACCCAGCAGGGATTGATGGCCGAACTCGGCAAGATCCGCCGCGTGCTGGCCAAGGTCGACGCGACCGCACCGCACGAAGTGCTGATGGTCATCGACGGCACCACCGGCCAGAACGCGCTGTCGCAGTTGCGCCAGTTCCACGCCGCGGTGGGCGTTACCGGTTTGGTAGTGACCAAGCTCGACGGCACCGCCAAGGGCGGCGTGGTGTTCGCGCTCGCCCGCGAGTTCGGCATTCCGATCCGTTTCGCAGGCATCGGCGAACGCCCCGAGGATCTGCGCGTGTTCGATGCCGAGGCCTTCGTCGACGCCCTGCTGCCTGAAGCACTGGGCGGCTGA
- a CDS encoding YfhL family 4Fe-4S dicluster ferredoxin: MSLKINELCVNCDVCEPACPNQAISQGETIYVIDPARCTECVGHYDEPQCVVVCPVECIDPDPNHVETEPQLLDKLRRLQQE, from the coding sequence ATGTCGCTCAAGATCAACGAACTCTGCGTCAACTGCGACGTCTGCGAGCCAGCCTGCCCGAACCAGGCCATCTCCCAGGGCGAAACGATCTATGTGATCGATCCGGCGCGTTGCACCGAATGCGTCGGGCACTATGACGAACCACAATGCGTGGTCGTTTGTCCGGTCGAATGCATCGACCCGGACCCCAACCACGTCGAAACCGAGCCGCAATTGCTGGACAAGCTGCGGCGTCTACAGCAGGAGTGA
- a CDS encoding oxidative damage protection protein, producing the protein MSRTVFCEYEQREAEGLDFVPWPGELGKRVFAHVGKPAWAAWLAHQTMLINENRLSPLDPKHRAFLEGEMEKFLFGGGAAKPDGYVPEA; encoded by the coding sequence ATGAGCCGCACCGTTTTCTGCGAGTACGAACAACGCGAGGCCGAGGGCCTGGATTTCGTGCCCTGGCCCGGCGAACTGGGCAAGCGCGTGTTCGCCCACGTCGGCAAGCCGGCCTGGGCGGCATGGCTCGCGCACCAGACCATGCTGATCAACGAGAACCGGCTGTCGCCGCTCGACCCCAAGCATCGCGCCTTCCTGGAAGGCGAAATGGAGAAATTCCTGTTCGGCGGCGGCGCGGCCAAGCCGGACGGCTACGTGCCCGAAGCCTGA
- a CDS encoding LEA type 2 family protein: MKAGSWMRLFGLALAAALLASCGGGQVRRVSEPAARIQQLTVRANGSWAVEVRIENFSSIPMRFDRFDLQLKLGEDAAGQLVAQPSVSIGPESADVVTVNLTPSGAAKIAIADALSGGRSLAYSLKGDIAATPDEAKQRTFTIERSSALSPAPGLPGVMR; this comes from the coding sequence ATGAAAGCAGGGTCCTGGATGCGTCTGTTCGGCCTGGCGCTCGCCGCCGCCCTGCTCGCCAGTTGCGGCGGCGGACAGGTCCGCCGCGTTTCCGAGCCCGCCGCCCGCATCCAGCAACTGACCGTGCGCGCCAACGGCAGCTGGGCGGTCGAGGTGCGGATCGAGAACTTCAGCAGCATCCCGATGCGCTTCGACCGTTTCGACCTGCAGCTCAAGCTCGGCGAGGACGCCGCCGGCCAGCTCGTCGCACAGCCGTCGGTTTCGATCGGCCCGGAATCGGCCGACGTGGTCACCGTCAACCTGACCCCGTCGGGGGCGGCCAAGATCGCCATCGCCGACGCCCTGTCAGGCGGCCGCAGCCTGGCCTACAGCCTCAAGGGCGACATCGCCGCCACGCCCGACGAAGCCAAGCAACGCACCTTCACCATCGAGCGCAGCAGTGCGCTGAGCCCGGCCCCGGGCCTGCCCGGGGTGATGCGCTGA
- a CDS encoding DUF6289 family protein, which produces MSATKKPSKNKLSLLLLAAGMAVSLAAVALPHAGPGEGYVFTYYSDATRTVEVGGLGYGHCGEPFEWGERTRYFTYAKSTCGWEP; this is translated from the coding sequence ATGTCCGCAACCAAAAAACCGTCGAAGAACAAGCTGTCGTTGTTACTGCTCGCCGCCGGCATGGCGGTGTCGCTGGCCGCCGTCGCGTTGCCGCATGCCGGTCCCGGCGAAGGATATGTCTTCACCTACTACTCCGACGCGACCCGCACGGTCGAAGTCGGCGGCCTGGGCTACGGCCACTGCGGCGAGCCCTTCGAGTGGGGCGAACGCACGCGCTATTTCACCTACGCCAAGAGCACCTGCGGCTGGGAACCGTGA
- the rsmD gene encoding 16S rRNA (guanine(966)-N(2))-methyltransferase RsmD: MKTPHRGPRPVSAASRSTAPTGKVRIIGGRWRGTRLAVADAPGLRPTSDRVRETLFNWLMPVLPGARVLDLFAGSGALGLEALSRGAASAVLVERDPALAAELRALTARLQGGEAATVAQADALAWLAAQPKAGEGASGFDLAFVDPPFAAGLWNTVWPALLPALAPSAWLYVESPADAAIDLPGDWLLHREGATREVRYAVYRRLAP; this comes from the coding sequence ATGAAGACTCCACACCGCGGTCCGCGTCCCGTTTCGGCGGCTTCGCGCAGCACCGCCCCGACCGGCAAGGTCCGCATCATCGGCGGGCGTTGGCGCGGCACCCGCCTGGCCGTGGCCGATGCGCCGGGCCTGCGCCCGACCTCCGACCGGGTGCGCGAGACCTTGTTCAACTGGCTGATGCCGGTGCTGCCGGGTGCGCGTGTGCTCGACCTGTTCGCCGGCAGCGGCGCGCTCGGCCTGGAAGCGCTGTCGCGCGGCGCCGCTTCGGCGGTGCTGGTCGAACGCGACCCCGCGCTGGCCGCCGAGTTGCGCGCGCTGACCGCCCGCCTGCAAGGCGGCGAGGCCGCCACCGTGGCCCAGGCCGATGCCTTGGCCTGGCTCGCGGCGCAGCCGAAGGCGGGCGAGGGTGCATCGGGCTTCGATCTGGCCTTCGTCGACCCGCCGTTCGCGGCGGGTTTGTGGAACACCGTCTGGCCGGCCTTGTTGCCGGCCTTGGCGCCTTCGGCCTGGCTGTACGTCGAATCGCCGGCCGACGCGGCGATCGACCTGCCCGGCGACTGGCTGCTGCATCGCGAAGGCGCCACCCGCGAGGTCCGTTACGCCGTGTACCGCCGCCTGGCGCCCTGA
- a CDS encoding GNAT family N-acetyltransferase codes for MAEPLRCVAAISKYPAPTDSALSPRASEADMLSLLMFSRVCRQEPAYGQEKSMRIELENAGHHAGIGAVTRAAFAGGDEAELIERLRADGLVRLSLVAVDGERVVGHVLFTTLHVVVDGRIVDALCLAPVSVLPQYQRRGVGSMLIRDGLARCKALGGEAVVVLGHAAYYPRFGFSADLASKLAAPFAGEAFMALELVAGALAGDAGEVVYPPAFGIDGGH; via the coding sequence TTGGCCGAACCCCTCCGGTGCGTTGCGGCCATTTCGAAGTATCCAGCGCCGACCGATAGCGCGCTTTCGCCACGAGCATCGGAGGCCGACATGCTTAGCCTGTTGATGTTCAGTCGCGTCTGCCGTCAAGAGCCCGCTTACGGGCAGGAGAAATCCATGCGAATCGAACTGGAAAACGCCGGGCATCATGCCGGCATCGGTGCCGTCACCCGCGCGGCCTTCGCCGGTGGCGACGAAGCCGAACTGATCGAACGCCTGCGTGCGGATGGATTGGTCCGGCTGTCCCTGGTTGCCGTCGACGGCGAGCGGGTGGTGGGGCACGTGCTGTTCACCACCCTGCATGTCGTCGTCGACGGACGCATCGTCGACGCGCTCTGTCTCGCTCCGGTATCGGTGCTGCCGCAATACCAGCGACGTGGCGTCGGCTCGATGCTGATCCGCGACGGGCTCGCGCGTTGTAAAGCGCTGGGCGGCGAAGCGGTGGTGGTGCTAGGCCATGCCGCTTACTACCCGCGCTTCGGGTTTTCCGCGGACTTGGCGAGCAAGCTCGCGGCGCCGTTCGCGGGCGAAGCCTTCATGGCGCTGGAGTTGGTCGCAGGCGCGCTGGCCGGCGATGCCGGCGAAGTGGTGTACCCGCCTGCGTTCGGCATCGACGGCGGGCATTGA
- a CDS encoding prealbumin-like fold domain-containing protein, whose translation MSAKLWIPLCLLALTAAGTGTAHAQAGIGVQAGASPTGTIGTNKGDVGSGALQCQAGTIVRGGYHRDKSMSAGISSTRGMTNRVGLYCGGITTNGVTVSVVNRNPNGTPDVLSGTYAEPGTEVTNYCPSNQLVHQLGGWDREWSSGQYPPWSSSLNLVCRPLTLDASSWVRMTTGASTSVEVGVRETMAGQPAHVARGPFCSNTSTTLVSGLYMQAGGEGYDGINVYCGSLLQARHSAILSFTDFAWNQTRGGSGWLVNLTQGTSLLDNGAGTTGAGRTPHANAAANLSTVQTASEIYVLPGSNYRAAISQRPSGIAANTFVTSGTCLTGIALLNEQDQSCTLDVAGLPDIAVTLTTPAPAYSNYGQLQNIVLTATNLGPGATDGNDGFTVVATLPAGWTAGTLPANCTANGANTVVTCALNPTPLAAAASPGANGGTASFTIPVTVNSPTVSGTYTANAALGRIVPDGDADPTNNDFNTANDTASGPLVLQKQPILRLRKTLPLGRFVDADQFTLSIAGTGGPATATTTGDGNTATGEALLATGSIGSTYTLSETGAAGANLANYTTSYTCTNARAGGQTPSGNGSSFNLTPVAGDDLTCTLSNTRAPLADLIITKTNTPGSGPNDQSGDTVARGATTLYSIVVTNNGPDAVNGAVLRDPIASRSNLNCTTPPTCSGSACPVTPISLATLDAGVPLGALANGASVTVSLSCTVN comes from the coding sequence ATGTCGGCAAAACTCTGGATCCCACTGTGTCTGCTCGCCCTAACGGCGGCCGGCACCGGCACCGCACATGCCCAGGCCGGCATCGGCGTGCAAGCCGGAGCCTCACCGACCGGCACCATCGGTACGAATAAAGGCGACGTCGGCTCGGGCGCCTTGCAATGCCAGGCGGGCACCATCGTCCGCGGCGGCTATCACCGCGATAAGTCGATGAGCGCCGGGATCAGCTCCACCCGCGGCATGACCAACCGCGTAGGCCTGTACTGCGGTGGCATCACCACCAATGGCGTCACCGTCAGCGTGGTCAATCGCAATCCGAATGGCACTCCTGACGTACTGTCGGGCACCTATGCCGAGCCCGGTACCGAAGTCACCAATTACTGTCCGTCCAATCAGCTGGTGCACCAACTCGGCGGTTGGGACCGCGAATGGTCGAGCGGCCAATATCCACCGTGGTCCTCCTCGTTGAATCTGGTCTGCCGCCCGCTCACGCTCGACGCCAGTTCCTGGGTCCGCATGACCACCGGCGCCTCGACCAGCGTCGAAGTCGGGGTGCGCGAGACCATGGCCGGCCAACCCGCCCACGTTGCGCGCGGGCCGTTCTGCAGCAACACCTCGACCACGCTGGTCTCGGGCCTGTACATGCAGGCCGGCGGCGAAGGCTACGACGGCATCAACGTGTATTGCGGCAGCCTGTTGCAGGCACGCCACTCGGCGATCCTGAGCTTCACCGATTTCGCCTGGAACCAGACCCGTGGCGGCAGCGGTTGGCTGGTCAACCTGACCCAGGGCACAAGCTTGCTCGACAACGGTGCCGGAACCACCGGTGCCGGGCGCACCCCGCATGCCAATGCCGCTGCCAACCTCAGCACTGTGCAGACCGCAAGCGAGATCTACGTGCTGCCGGGCAGCAACTACCGCGCAGCGATCAGCCAACGGCCGAGCGGCATCGCCGCCAATACCTTCGTCACCAGTGGCACCTGCCTGACCGGCATCGCCTTGCTCAACGAACAGGACCAATCCTGCACGCTCGACGTCGCCGGCCTGCCCGACATCGCGGTGACGCTGACGACGCCCGCGCCGGCCTATAGCAACTACGGTCAGTTGCAGAACATCGTCCTGACCGCGACCAACCTCGGCCCAGGCGCGACCGACGGCAACGACGGTTTCACCGTGGTCGCGACCTTGCCGGCCGGTTGGACTGCGGGCACCTTGCCGGCCAACTGCACCGCCAACGGCGCCAACACAGTGGTGACCTGCGCGCTCAACCCGACCCCGCTCGCGGCCGCGGCATCGCCCGGCGCCAACGGCGGCACGGCCAGCTTCACCATTCCGGTCACGGTCAATTCGCCGACCGTCAGCGGCACCTACACCGCCAACGCCGCGCTCGGCCGCATCGTGCCCGACGGCGATGCCGATCCGACCAACAACGACTTCAACACCGCCAACGACACCGCCAGCGGCCCGCTGGTGTTGCAAAAGCAACCGATCCTGCGCCTGCGCAAAACGCTGCCGTTGGGCCGCTTCGTCGATGCCGACCAGTTCACGCTGAGCATCGCCGGCACCGGCGGCCCGGCCACGGCGACGACCACCGGCGACGGCAACACCGCGACCGGCGAGGCCTTGCTCGCCACCGGCAGCATCGGCTCGACCTACACCCTGTCCGAAACCGGGGCCGCCGGTGCGAACCTGGCCAACTACACGACCAGCTACACCTGCACCAACGCACGCGCCGGCGGCCAAACACCCAGCGGCAACGGCAGCAGCTTCAACCTCACGCCGGTGGCCGGCGACGACCTGACCTGCACGCTCTCCAATACGCGCGCACCGCTTGCGGACCTGATCATCACCAAAACCAATACTCCCGGTTCCGGCCCCAACGATCAGAGCGGCGACACCGTAGCCCGTGGCGCGACGACGCTGTATTCGATCGTAGTCACCAACAACGGCCCCGACGCGGTCAACGGCGCGGTACTGCGCGACCCCATCGCGAGCCGCAGCAACTTGAATTGCACGACACCGCCGACCTGCAGCGGCAGCGCTTGCCCGGTAACGCCGATCAGTCTGGCGACGCTGGACGCCGGGGTGCCTCTCGGCGCCCTGGCGAACGGCGCCAGCGTTACGGTGAGCTTGAGCTGCACGGTGAACTGA
- a CDS encoding acyl-CoA dehydrogenase C-terminal domain-containing protein yields the protein MSTYKAPLADMRFVLFDVLGAEAQFQRLGYTDATRDVLDAVLEEGARFNETVLAPLNAIGDQIGCSHDKATGAVTTPPGFKQAYTQFVEGGWSGLTAEIKFGGQGLPHAAGVPLKEMIDAANLAWGNFPLLSHGATEALLHHGEEWQQEVFLKPLVEGRWTGTMCLTEPHCGTDLGLLKTKAEPQADGSYSISGTKIFITAGEHDLTDNIIHLVLARLPDAPAGSKGISLFIVPKIKVARDGSIGEANAVRCGSLEHKMGIHGSATCVMNFDGAQGYLIGQPHKGLMAMFTMMNTARLAVGLQGLGLSDRALQNALRYSRDRLQMRALSGAKFPELPADPIIVHPDVRRMLLTCKALVEGGRVMGYDAALQVDIAHASGDEKERADADALIGFMTPIVKACLTEWGVECTYHALQCFGGHGYIAEHGMEQLARDARITTLYEGTTGIQALDLLGRKVMQLQGAGLRVMLEKIERFCADNEGNAAVAEFIGPLRAKAGEWQQLTMAVGKRAAANPDEVGAAAYDYLMYSGYVSLAYWWARSVAASEASSQSARFKTGKRETARFYFARLLPRSQAHAITIGASVETLTGLDAEAFDV from the coding sequence ATGAGCACCTATAAAGCCCCCCTCGCCGACATGCGTTTCGTCCTGTTCGACGTCCTCGGCGCCGAAGCCCAGTTCCAACGCCTGGGCTACACCGACGCCACCCGCGACGTGCTCGACGCCGTGCTCGAGGAAGGCGCGCGCTTCAACGAAACCGTGCTCGCTCCGCTCAACGCCATCGGCGACCAGATCGGCTGCAGCCACGACAAGGCCACCGGCGCGGTCACCACGCCGCCGGGCTTCAAGCAGGCCTATACCCAGTTCGTCGAAGGCGGCTGGTCCGGCCTCACCGCCGAGATCAAGTTCGGCGGCCAGGGTCTGCCGCATGCGGCCGGCGTGCCGCTCAAAGAAATGATCGACGCCGCCAACCTGGCCTGGGGCAACTTCCCCCTGCTCTCGCACGGCGCCACCGAAGCCTTGCTGCACCACGGCGAGGAATGGCAGCAGGAAGTCTTCCTCAAGCCGCTGGTCGAAGGCCGCTGGACCGGCACCATGTGCCTGACCGAACCGCATTGCGGCACCGACCTGGGCCTGCTCAAGACCAAGGCCGAACCGCAGGCCGACGGCAGCTACTCGATCAGCGGCACCAAGATCTTCATCACCGCCGGCGAGCACGACCTCACCGACAACATCATCCACCTGGTGCTGGCGCGCCTGCCCGACGCACCGGCCGGCAGCAAGGGCATTTCCTTGTTCATCGTGCCGAAGATCAAGGTCGCGCGCGACGGCAGCATCGGCGAAGCCAACGCGGTGCGTTGCGGCAGCCTCGAACACAAGATGGGCATCCACGGCTCGGCCACCTGCGTGATGAATTTCGACGGCGCCCAGGGCTATCTGATCGGCCAGCCGCACAAGGGCCTGATGGCGATGTTCACCATGATGAATACCGCCCGCCTCGCCGTCGGCCTGCAAGGCCTGGGCCTGTCCGACCGCGCCCTGCAGAACGCGCTGCGCTACTCGCGCGACCGTTTGCAGATGCGCGCGCTGTCGGGCGCGAAGTTTCCGGAGCTGCCGGCCGACCCGATCATCGTCCACCCCGATGTGCGCCGCATGCTGCTGACCTGCAAGGCGCTGGTCGAAGGCGGCCGGGTGATGGGTTACGACGCGGCACTGCAGGTCGATATCGCCCATGCCAGCGGCGACGAGAAAGAACGCGCCGACGCCGATGCGCTGATCGGCTTCATGACCCCGATCGTCAAGGCCTGCCTCACCGAGTGGGGCGTGGAATGCACCTACCACGCGCTGCAGTGCTTCGGCGGCCACGGCTACATCGCCGAGCACGGCATGGAACAGCTCGCCCGCGATGCCCGCATCACCACCTTGTACGAAGGCACCACCGGCATCCAGGCGCTCGACCTGCTCGGCCGCAAAGTCATGCAGCTGCAGGGCGCCGGCCTGCGCGTGATGCTCGAGAAGATCGAACGCTTCTGCGCCGACAACGAAGGCAACGCCGCGGTCGCCGAGTTCATCGGCCCGCTGCGCGCCAAGGCCGGCGAATGGCAGCAGCTGACGATGGCCGTCGGCAAGCGCGCCGCCGCCAACCCCGACGAAGTCGGCGCCGCCGCCTACGACTACCTGATGTACTCGGGTTATGTCTCGCTGGCCTACTGGTGGGCGCGCAGCGTCGCCGCGAGCGAAGCCTCGTCGCAGTCGGCGCGCTTCAAGACCGGCAAGCGCGAGACCGCGCGCTTCTACTTCGCCCGCCTGTTGCCGCGCAGCCAGGCCCACGCGATCACCATCGGCGCCAGCGTCGAGACCCTCACCGGCCTGGACGCGGAAGCGTTCGACGTCTGA